A single Nostoc sp. PCC 7107 DNA region contains:
- a CDS encoding cytochrome ubiquinol oxidase subunit I, translating into MEFLSDSVVLSRMQFALTAIFHILWPVLTTGMGIYLVIVEGLWLKTRNPDYYLHARFWSKFYVLNFGIGVATGIPMEFQFGTNWAPFSEAVGNFFGSVIGFEASWAFMLEAAFLGIMLFGWERVNPAIHYLSTILVAVGANLSTLWILTANSWMQTPAGGEMVNGKFVVHDYFQAMFNPFMANSVLHMFFATLETSLFVIGGISAWYILQKRHPEFFAKSLKIVLAAAIAVTPLQIYIGHLSGEQVYHYQPTKLAAMEAQWSSTPAGQPADWSLLAIPNEKAQKNDWEITIPNALGYILEFKQNLSEPVRGLKEWKPEDRPHLVGLIYYAFRVMIAIGFFFAGLMLLSTLQWLRGKLSAKNITQQRWLMLAWVFAAPLGYIAVESGWIVRCVGRQPWTLYGQIRTVDAASRLPASNVLTSLTAFAVVYSLLFIAAMYFGSRIIRRGPNLELPIPGAEITKAAVDTTPGEFVADERPVEAQQ; encoded by the coding sequence GTGGAGTTTTTATCCGATTCAGTGGTGCTATCACGGATGCAGTTTGCGCTGACAGCGATATTTCATATACTTTGGCCTGTACTGACTACAGGAATGGGCATTTATTTGGTGATTGTTGAGGGACTCTGGCTAAAAACTCGCAATCCTGATTATTACCTTCATGCGCGTTTTTGGTCGAAGTTTTACGTCCTCAACTTTGGAATTGGGGTAGCTACGGGTATTCCAATGGAATTTCAGTTTGGGACTAACTGGGCTCCTTTCTCGGAAGCTGTGGGGAATTTTTTTGGTAGTGTGATTGGTTTTGAAGCTTCTTGGGCGTTCATGCTAGAAGCAGCTTTTTTAGGAATTATGTTATTTGGTTGGGAGCGCGTCAATCCTGCGATTCACTATCTCTCGACAATTTTGGTGGCTGTGGGTGCGAACCTTTCGACTTTGTGGATTTTGACAGCAAATTCTTGGATGCAAACACCAGCCGGTGGGGAGATGGTGAATGGCAAGTTTGTTGTCCATGATTATTTTCAGGCGATGTTCAATCCTTTCATGGCTAACAGTGTGCTGCACATGTTTTTTGCCACACTGGAGACTTCGCTATTTGTCATTGGCGGAATTAGTGCTTGGTATATTTTGCAAAAACGCCATCCAGAGTTTTTTGCCAAGTCTTTAAAGATAGTTTTAGCAGCTGCGATCGCAGTTACTCCATTACAAATATATATCGGTCATTTAAGCGGCGAACAAGTTTATCACTATCAACCCACAAAACTCGCCGCAATGGAAGCGCAGTGGTCAAGCACACCCGCAGGACAACCCGCAGATTGGAGTCTGTTGGCCATACCCAACGAAAAAGCCCAAAAAAATGATTGGGAAATTACCATTCCCAATGCCTTGGGTTACATTCTGGAATTCAAGCAGAATCTTTCTGAACCAGTACGCGGCTTAAAAGAGTGGAAACCAGAAGATAGACCACATTTGGTAGGTTTGATTTACTACGCCTTCCGTGTGATGATCGCCATTGGATTTTTCTTTGCTGGATTAATGCTGTTGAGTACTTTGCAGTGGTTACGTGGGAAATTATCAGCCAAAAATATTACTCAGCAACGTTGGCTGATGTTAGCTTGGGTATTTGCTGCACCTTTAGGATACATCGCTGTCGAATCAGGCTGGATTGTGCGTTGCGTGGGACGACAACCTTGGACGCTTTACGGACAAATTCGGACAGTTGATGCAGCATCCCGTCTTCCTGCAAGTAACGTTTTAACTTCCCTCACGGCTTTTGCAGTCGTTTACAGCTTGTTATTTATCGCCGCGATGTATTTTGGTAGTCGCATCATTCGCAGAGGGCCAAATCTTGAATTACCGATTCCCGGTGCAGAAATTACTAAAGCCGCTGTCGATACTACACCAGGGGAGTTTGTAGCAGATGAACGTCCTGTTGAAGCACAACAATAA
- a CDS encoding AAA family ATPase yields MNQPLLKFIVTKNYKNLSLEDAINLENLNIFIGSNGSGKSNYISCLKLLRDSLTEITDESRRVSSFKDAVLQIGGDRILDANVKNSDQVKFIYCFYFPENLPNQNNICFNNILFNLELDVSRNRNGFGGFFLSKEDLYGVEKIGKSASNPFYYYQALFDIFGRNSISISNKIDQSDNITLTDSNNIRENSLLFSSILKLLEYSKHPVYSTPVYKVRKDLIEFVSKWQFYNANNMDINLIRMSEPKLGGSDIYLSKTGDNLPLVIDNLFQRDIDFEESLNLALKSILPKSRRLRPIRSGRLSLTLEWYFEDIKEPFYINELSDGTVRMLCWATILHSPVLPSLLVIDEPELGLHVSWMPVLAEWIKKAATKTQVIITTHSPDLLDHFTDFLENVFCFYSKDKTHFSIKTLSKEILNEKLEEGWQLGDLYRIGDPSVGGWPW; encoded by the coding sequence ATGAATCAACCACTACTGAAGTTTATTGTCACTAAAAACTATAAGAATTTGTCATTAGAAGATGCGATTAATCTGGAAAATTTAAACATATTTATAGGTTCAAATGGTTCAGGGAAAAGTAATTATATCAGTTGCTTAAAACTTTTAAGAGATAGCCTAACAGAAATTACTGACGAAAGTCGTCGCGTTAGTAGCTTTAAAGATGCGGTTTTACAAATTGGTGGTGATAGAATCTTAGATGCAAATGTTAAAAACTCGGATCAAGTAAAATTTATATACTGTTTTTATTTTCCTGAAAATCTTCCAAATCAAAATAATATATGCTTTAATAATATATTATTTAATTTAGAGCTTGATGTAAGTAGAAATAGAAATGGCTTCGGAGGATTCTTTCTCTCTAAAGAAGATTTATACGGTGTTGAAAAAATAGGTAAATCAGCATCTAATCCATTTTATTATTATCAAGCTCTGTTTGACATATTTGGTAGAAATTCTATATCAATCTCTAATAAAATAGACCAATCCGATAATATCACATTGACGGATTCAAATAATATAAGAGAGAATTCTTTACTCTTTTCTTCTATTCTCAAGCTGCTGGAATATAGTAAACATCCTGTTTATTCTACACCTGTTTACAAAGTTAGAAAGGACTTGATAGAGTTTGTTTCAAAATGGCAATTTTATAACGCCAATAATATGGACATAAATCTCATCAGAATGTCAGAGCCAAAACTGGGAGGAAGTGACATTTATTTATCAAAAACTGGAGATAACTTACCGTTAGTAATAGATAACTTATTTCAACGAGATATAGATTTTGAAGAAAGTCTCAACCTAGCTTTGAAATCAATTTTACCTAAAAGCCGTCGTCTGCGTCCTATACGTTCTGGAAGACTATCTCTAACTTTAGAATGGTACTTTGAAGATATCAAAGAACCTTTTTATATAAATGAATTATCTGATGGCACGGTGAGAATGTTATGTTGGGCTACTATCTTACATTCCCCAGTTCTACCGTCGTTACTAGTAATTGATGAACCAGAATTAGGACTGCACGTATCATGGATGCCAGTTTTAGCTGAGTGGATTAAAAAAGCTGCTACAAAAACTCAAGTAATTATCACCACACACAGTCCTGACCTTTTAGACCATTTTACAGATTTTTTAGAAAATGTTTTCTGTTTTTATTCAAAAGATAAAACCCATTTCTCTATCAAAACTCTCTCAAAAGAAATACTTAACGAAAAATTAGAAGAGGGATGGCAATTAGGTGATTTGTATCGTATCGGCGACCCCAGCGTTGGAGGATGGCCGTGGTAG